A single region of the Xiphias gladius isolate SHS-SW01 ecotype Sanya breed wild chromosome 17, ASM1685928v1, whole genome shotgun sequence genome encodes:
- the LOC120802389 gene encoding collagenase 3-like, producing MRSFSLCTLLNLAVAVYSVPAPEVTVQDESFAESYLKKFYNLTEESGPTVRRGISPVSKKLAEMQRFFQLEITGRLDADTMAVMRKPRCGVPDNAIARFSTFGNHKWQKNSLTYRIENYTPDMSVSEVDDSIEKALQVWAKVTPLRFTRIYSGTADIMISFGRQAHGDYYPFDGPDGTLAHAFAPGTGIGGDAHFDDDETFTFRSNRGYVLFMVAAHEFGHSLGLSHSNDPGALMYPMYSYRNPDTFVLPRDDVNGIQSIYGPNPDKNPFVPEPQPPTTPDACDSTMVLDAVATLRGEMLFFKDSFFWRGYPWSNTPQQSLITNFWPEAPVNIDAAYESQQSDRILLFKGGKVWAFSGYDRVPGYPKKLSSFGLPRGVRKIDAALYDVQSGKTLFFVGNYYFSYDEAKKTMDQGFPKRLSQTFSGLTSKVTAAFQYRGFTYIYSGPYMFEYSLRSGRLYRVLRNSYFLRCTNF from the exons ATGAGGTCATTCAGTCTGTGTACTCTACTAAACCTGGCAGTTGCAGTTTACTCTGTGCCGGCACCAGAAGTTACTGTGCAAGATGAAAGCTTTGCAGAG AGCTACCTGAAGAAATTTTACAACCTAACAGAGGAGAGCGGTCCAACTGTCAGAAGAGGGATCAGCCCGGTGAGCAAGAAGCTGGCTGAGATGCAGAGATTCTTTCAGCTCGAGATCACTGGAAGGCTGGATGCTGACACCATGGCCGTGATGAGGAAACCCCGCTGTGGCGTTCCAGACAACGCAATTGCCCGTTTCTCCACGTTTGGAAACCACAAGTGGCAGAAAAACAGCCTTACCTACAG GATTGAGAACTACACACCTGACATGTCCGTATCAGAGGTGGATGACTCCATAGAGAAAGCCCTGCAGGTTTGGGCCAAAGTCACTCCTCTGAGGTTCACAAGAATCTACAGTGGCACGGCTGACATCATGATCTCCTTTGGCCGCCAAG CACATGGAGATTATTACCCCTTTGATGGCCCCGATGGCACTCTTGCTCATGCCTTCGCCCCAGGTACTGGCATTGGAGGAGATGCTcactttgatgatgatgagacCTTCACCTTCCGCTCCAACAGAG GCTACGTCCTCTTCATGGTGGCTGCCCATGAGTTCGGCCACTCCTTGGGCTTGTCTCACTCTAATGATCCTGGTGCTCTCATGTACCCTATGTACTCGTACAGAAACCCTGATACCTTTGTTCTGCCCAGGGATGACGTCAACGGCATCCAGTCTATCTATG GTCCAAATCCGGATAAGAATCCCTTTGTACCTGAACCTCAGCCCCCCACCACCCCTGATGCCTGTGATTCAACCATGGTCTTGGATGCCGTTGCCACCCTGAGAGGAGAGATGCTCTTCTTCAAAGACAG CTTCTTCTGGCGTGGCTACCCCTGGAGCAATACACCTCAGCAAAGTCTCATCACAAACTTCTGGCCGGAAGCCCCTGTCAATATCGACGCTGCTTATGAAAGCCAACAGTCAGACAGAATCCTACTCTTTAAAG GTGGTAAAGTGTGGGCCTTCAGTGGCTATGATCGAGTACCAGGCTATCCTAAAAAACTTAGCAGTTTTGGTCTGCCAAGAGGTGTGAGGAAAATTGATGCTGCCCTCTATGACGTACAGTCTGGCAAAACTCTGTTCTTTGTAGGCAACTATTACTTCAG TTATGATGAGGCCAAGAAGACAATGGACCAGGGATTCCCCAAACGTCTTTCTCAGACCTTCTCTGGACTGACCAGCAAGGTGACTGCAGCTTTCCAGTACAGAG
- the LOC120802391 gene encoding matrix metalloproteinase-18 has protein sequence MKMLWLSLLTLLMLGQTLVMGLPVQAPDLPTQPNAGPSEADQEFAEEYLRHFYGYQPKSERQKRTADTSEDADWKTGLCDKFQSMQRFFGLPPSGELTLETLAVMKRPRCGLSDVERFGNTIRWKKNTLSYRIAGSNLPISASKVNKVFRAAWKLWSSVAPMEFRKRNRKEADIVISFLNGDHKDGSPFDGKGGILAHAFLPGSGVGGDVHFDADEDWSFNSTGFNLFAVAAHEFGHALGLPHSSDPGAIMYPAYNFASNYELQLSFRDVKDVQHLYGISPNFASLFSKKPPPRTPDKCDPDLSFDAVTELQQEVVFFKDRFMWRKHPQSDETGITLINSLWSDSVPPFLDAVYENVERNEVVFFKGHQYWMLSQLKLKEGFPRNISDLGFPSRIKSVDAALHFRNDRHTVFFTGHECWKYNEQQMMMGGSPTLIEQVWPGIPAPIDAAVLYEGFVHFFKGNIQYKYDANSKRVVSTSPANDLLECKKHHNEILTERR, from the exons GAATATCTGCGGCACTTTTATGGCTACCAGCCcaagtcagagagacagaagaggactGCAGACACAAGTGAAGATGCCGATTGGAAGACTGGACTCTGTGATAAGTTCCAGAGCATGCAGCGTTTCTTTGGTTTACCTCCAAGTGGAGAGCTAACTCTAGAGACTCTGGCAGTTATGAAGAGGCCACGCTGTGGTTTGTCAGATGTGGAACGATTTGGAAACACAATTCGCTGGAAGAAGAACACCCTCAGCTACAG GATCGCTGGCTCCAACCTCCCCATCTCAGCCTCGAAGGTTAACAAAGTCTTCCGGGCGGCATGGAAACTCTGGTCCAGTGTTGCACCGATGGAATTTCGCAAACGGAACAGGAAGGAGGCTGACATTGTTATCTCCTTCCTCAATGGTG ACCATAAAGATGGCTCACCTTTCGATGGCAAAGGAGGAATCCTGGCTCATGCCTTTCTGCCTGGGTCTGGTGTTGGTGGAGACGTGCACTTTGATGCTGATGAAGACTGGAGCTTTAATTCTACTG GTTTCAACCTATTTGCTGTGGCAGCCCATGAATTTGGCCATGCACTTGGCCTGCCCCACTCATCTGACCCCGGAGCCATAATGTACCCAGCATATAACTTTGCTTCCAACTATGAGCTACAGCTCTCCTTCCGCGATGTCAAGGACGTCCAACACCTGTACG GTATCAGTCCCAATTTTGCTTCACTATTCTCAAAAAAGCCTCCTCCAAGAACACCTGACAAATGTGATCCAGATTTGTCCTTTGATGCTGTAACAGAATTACAACAGGAGGTCGTGTTTTTCAAAGACAG ATTTATGTGGCGCAAACATCCTCAGTCTGATGAAACAGGAATCACTCTGATTAACAGTCTGTGGTCAGACAGTGTACCTCCTTTCTTGGATGCTGTCTATGAGAATGTGGAGAGGaatgaagttgtgtttttcaaag GTCATCAGTACTGGATGCTGAGCCAGCTAAAACTCAAGGAGGGTTTCCCTAGAAACATCTCAGACTTGGGCTTCCCCTCCAGAATAAAATCCGTAGATGCTGCTCTTCATTTCAGAAATGACCGCCACACTGTGTTCTTTACTGGCCATGAGTGTTGGAA GTACAATGAGCAGCAGATGATGATGGGGGGATCACCGACACTCATAGAGCAAGTGTGGCCAGGGATTCCAGCTCCCATAGATGCAGCTGTCCTCTACGAGG GATTTGTGCATTTCTTCAAGGGAAATATCCAGTACAAATATGACGCCAACTCCAAACGCGTCGTGTCCACCAGCCCTGCTAATGACCTGCTGGAATGCAAGAAGCACCACAATGAAATACTGACAGAGAGGAGATAA
- the LOC120802390 gene encoding collagenase 3-like: MKTFYLSILLSLAVAVYCVPISQVTKEDENFAESYLKKFYNLTEESGPTVRRGISPVIKKLAEMQRFFQLEINGRLDADTMAVMRKPRCGVPDNAIGHFSTFGNHKWQKNSLTYRIENYTPDMSVSEVDDSIEKALQVWAKVTPLRFTRIYSGTADIMISFGRQAHGDYYPFDGPDGTLAHAFAPGTGIGGDAHFDDDETFTFRSNRGYILFMVAAHEFGHSLGMAHSNDPGALMYPMYSYRNPDTFVLPRDDVKGIQSLYGPNPDPLEPEPTSPTTPDACDSTMVLDAVSTLRGDMFFFKDSLFWRSNPQVNTPQQSLITNFWPEAPVNIDAAYESQQSDRMLLFKDRRVWAFSGYDLVNGYPKSISSFGLPKTVKKVNAALYDKETGKTLFFVGHRYYSYDEAKKTMDQGFPKRLSQTFSGLTSKVTAAFQYRGFTYIYSGPYMFEYSLRTGRLFRVLRNSYFLRCTNF; encoded by the exons ATGAAGACTTTCTACCTGAGCATTTTACTAAGCCTGGCAGTAGCAGTTTACTGCGTGCCAATATCGCAGGTTACTAAAGAAGATGAGAATTTTGCAGAG AGCTACCTGAAGAAATTTTACAACCTAACAGAGGAGAGTGGTCCAACTGTCAGAAGAGGGATCAGCCCGGTGATCAAGAAGCTGGCTGAGATGCAGAGATTCTTTCAGCTCGAGATCAATGGAAGGCTGGATGCTGACACCATGGCTGTGATGAGGAAACCCCGCTGTGGCGTTCCAGACAACGCAATTGGCCATTTCTCCACGTTTGGAAACCACAAGTGGCAGAAAAACAGCCTTACCTACAG GATTGAGAACTACACACCTGACATGTCCGTATCAGAGGTGGATGACTCCATAGAGAAAGCCCTGCAGGTTTGGGCCAAAGTCACTCCTCTGAGGTTCACAAGAATCTACAGTGGCACGGCTGACATCATGATCTCCTTTGGCCGCCAAG CACATGGAGATTATTACCCCTTTGATGGCCCCGATGGCACTCTTGCTCATGCCTTCGCCCCAGGTACTGGCATTGGAGGAGATGCTcactttgatgatgatgagacCTTCACCTTCCGCTCCAACAGAG GCTACATCCTTTTCATGGTGGCTGCCCATGAGTTCGGCCACTCCTTGGGCATGGCTCACTCTAATGATCCTGGTGCTCTCATGTACCCTATGTACTCATACAGAAACCCTGACACCTTTGTTCTGCCCAGGGATGATGTCAAAGGCATCCAGTCTCTCTACG GTCCAAACCCTGATCCTCTTGAGCCTGAACCCACATCTCCCACCACCCCTGATGCCTGTGATTCAACCATGGTCTTGGACGCTGTTTCCACCCTGAGAGGAGACATGTTCTTCTTCAAGGACAG CTTGTTCTGGCGTAGCAACCCTCAGGTCAATACACCTCAGCAAAGTCTCATCACAAACTTCTGGCCCGAAGCCCCTGTCAATATTGACGCTGCTTACGAAAGCCAACAGTCAGACAGAATGTTACTCTTTAAAG ATCGTAGAGTGTGGGCTTTCAGTGGCTATGATCTCGTAAATGGCTATCCTAAGTCAATTTCCAGTTTTGGTCTGCCCAAAACCGTAAAGAAAGTCAATGCTGCTCTCTATGACAAGGAAACTGGCAAGACTCTATTCTTTGTCGGCCATAGATACTACAG TTATGATGAGGCCAAGAAGACAATGGACCAGGGATTCCCCAAACGTCTTTCTCAGACCTTCTCTGGACTGACCAGCAAGGTGACTGCAGCTTTCCAGTACAGAG GTTTCACTTACATCTACAGTGGACCCTATATGTTTGAGTACAGCCTGAGGACTGGGAGGTTGTTTCGTGTGCTGAGGAACAGCTACTTCTTACGCTGCACTAACTTCTAG